A genomic stretch from Cloacibacterium caeni includes:
- a CDS encoding helix-turn-helix domain-containing protein produces MKKTFGEIIREGREHEGLPLRKVAAFIDIDPSTLSKIERGERSANKEMIPALAEILKISEHDLTLSLLSDSVAESLIYENNCSEILKVAEEKIKYFKSKNYQQGKLSFE; encoded by the coding sequence GAAAAAAACTTTTGGAGAAATAATAAGAGAAGGTCGTGAACATGAGGGACTTCCATTAAGAAAAGTTGCCGCTTTTATTGATATTGACCCATCGACATTAAGTAAAATTGAACGCGGAGAACGTTCGGCAAATAAAGAAATGATTCCTGCGCTTGCTGAAATTCTGAAAATATCCGAACACGACCTAACTTTAAGTCTGTTAAGTGATAGTGTTGCAGAATCACTTATTTATGAAAATAATTGTTCCGAGATTTTGAAGGTTGCCGAAGAAAAAATAAAATATTTCAAAAGCAAAAATTATCAACAAGGAAAACTAAGTTTTGAATAG
- a CDS encoding Eco57I restriction-modification methylase domain-containing protein, whose amino-acid sequence MKVMVLIKDASKDKLRGGFYTPKEIADFMLKWAINGNKSMDILEPSCGDGIFLQIAKERKISYHSFKAVEFDEYEYEKAKSIGLENSNLINDDFHNYCLNTDDRFDLVIGNPPYIRYQYFSKEQQQLAEKIFKKSKLKYSKLTNAWVSFVVGSSQLLKEKGKIAFVLPAEVLQVSYAQQLREFLAHFYNKINIVSFEKLVFPEIQQEVVLLLCEKDGTNSHKIEHLELRNADDLKDLDISKLKNPQKTIDFKSNKWTFYFLDQDEIDFLEGLQENKTVPKLGKFADVEVGITTGSNPFFTVPLSTVQFYGLEKYAKPLVGRSVQVPSLIFTEEDWEKNRDSQARTHLLSFPKMKDLNGSVGARDYLEFGVEQGINKGYKCGIRDEWQIIPSQKLSDALFIRRNHLYPKLIINEADVYTTDTMHRVNIKKDVNLDALVASYYNSLSLAFAEISGRSHGGGVLELMPSEVENIMLPYHDSNKNLVETIDKMIRANESIDKILEITNKKILIENYGFTEKEVQIADRIWKKLSNRRLNRN is encoded by the coding sequence ATGAAAGTTATGGTACTGATTAAGGATGCAAGTAAAGATAAACTTAGAGGAGGATTTTATACACCAAAAGAAATTGCTGACTTCATGCTGAAATGGGCAATCAATGGTAATAAGTCAATGGACATTTTGGAACCAAGTTGTGGTGATGGAATTTTTCTTCAAATTGCTAAAGAAAGGAAAATATCTTATCATTCATTTAAGGCAGTTGAGTTTGACGAATATGAGTATGAAAAAGCTAAGTCAATTGGTTTAGAAAATTCCAACCTAATTAACGATGATTTTCATAATTATTGTCTAAATACAGATGATAGATTTGATTTAGTTATTGGTAATCCGCCATATATAAGATACCAATATTTTAGCAAGGAACAGCAACAACTTGCTGAAAAGATTTTTAAAAAATCTAAATTAAAATATTCAAAATTAACCAATGCGTGGGTTTCATTTGTAGTAGGCTCAAGTCAATTATTGAAAGAAAAAGGAAAAATTGCATTTGTGCTTCCTGCAGAGGTCTTACAAGTTTCTTATGCACAACAATTGAGGGAATTTTTAGCACACTTCTACAACAAAATTAATATCGTTTCTTTTGAAAAACTTGTTTTTCCTGAAATTCAACAAGAGGTAGTTTTACTTCTTTGCGAGAAAGATGGAACAAACTCTCACAAAATTGAACATTTAGAGTTAAGAAATGCTGATGATTTGAAAGACTTAGATATTTCAAAACTGAAAAATCCTCAAAAGACAATCGATTTCAAATCAAACAAATGGACTTTTTATTTTTTAGACCAAGATGAAATAGATTTCCTTGAAGGTTTGCAGGAAAACAAAACAGTTCCGAAACTTGGAAAGTTCGCTGATGTGGAAGTAGGTATTACTACTGGCTCAAATCCATTTTTTACCGTTCCGTTATCAACAGTACAATTCTACGGATTAGAAAAATATGCAAAACCATTGGTTGGGCGAAGTGTTCAGGTTCCAAGTCTGATTTTTACTGAGGAAGATTGGGAAAAAAATAGGGATAGTCAAGCAAGAACCCATTTGCTCTCTTTTCCAAAAATGAAAGACTTGAATGGTTCTGTAGGTGCTAGAGATTATTTGGAGTTTGGTGTCGAGCAAGGCATTAACAAAGGCTATAAATGCGGAATTCGAGATGAGTGGCAGATAATACCTTCACAAAAATTGTCAGATGCTTTATTCATCAGAAGAAATCATTTGTATCCCAAGTTAATTATCAACGAAGCAGATGTATACACAACAGATACAATGCATAGAGTGAATATCAAAAAAGATGTAAATTTAGATGCACTTGTAGCAAGTTATTATAATTCATTGTCGTTAGCATTTGCTGAAATTTCAGGTAGAAGTCATGGCGGAGGTGTTTTAGAGTTAATGCCAAGTGAAGTTGAAAACATTATGCTTCCATATCACGATTCAAACAAAAATCTTGTAGAAACTATTGACAAGATGATTCGTGCTAACGAAAGTATTGATAAAATACTTGAAATCACAAATAAAAAAATCTTAATTGAAAATTACGGTTTTACTGAAAAGGAGGTTCAAATTGCGGATAGAATTTGGAAGAAGTTGTCGAATAGGAGGTTGAATAGGAATTAA
- a CDS encoding Eco57I restriction-modification methylase domain-containing protein — protein MELRDLIQRFEAEKSRFTTASYNETQLRTDFLDPLFTILGWDITNAQGRPTNEREVLVEEALRADANENTKKPDYTFRLFADRKFFVEAKKPFVKIETDPEPAKQVRRYGFTAKLKISVLTNFEYLAIYDCSEVVQPNDAVSKRRLRLYHFTEYEEKLEEIKSLIGKDSVYTGQFDEVWENIELQIQKYNIDDLFLNQINEWRILLGNEIVAKNPNIDEFQLNDIVQSYINSIVFLRVCEDRNLEIYKTLYNLAENENFTLLIAKFRIADSKYNAGLFTQPLSEEIISNDSKAFWQIIKQLYFPESSYSFAVFSSDILGHIYEIFLGQQLKLENGSVQLKKKPEIEDRDVVTTPTFIVRDILNETIKKFCDGKSDEEIFNSKFADIACGSGAFLLEAFQLLQDILVDYYMVNDSSKLIQTGINNFKLKFEVKKHILLRCIFGVDKDFNAVEACKFGLLLKLLEYEDNNSISIPALPNLDNNIQYGNSLIESNQTDSENREEINPFDFGNIKFDVIVGNPPYMATEHIKRFTPEELPIYKRDYTTAFMQFDKYFLFIQRGFELLKQSGILGYIIPSKFAKVGAGKNLRKLLSEEKAVEKIISFGANQVFKDKTTYTCILLLKKQGKESLLYHEVENMNNWKVKNYSIEFDDVEYQNLDENTWVLTPNHLKPIFNSISEQSIKLADLIGNENIFNGIQTSDNRIYVHYATNEDDNYFYFNLDDEEWKVEKELTRPYFQTSRGIDNLNTYRILNPNSFVIYPYKNENGRINFVNIETLHSEYPETFRFFENYSEELKKRDIKPEPETNEEWYRFGRHQSLEKCDVPAKIVVGVLSQGDKYAIDTSHTFISSGGTAGYCMVTLPENFPYSIYYIQALLNSKYCEWFASLYGEVFRGGFIARGTKVLKKLPIRKIDFENEAEKEIHDNISRTQRELIQLQGNIDENQNNNRRLTPLQRRFSQKKTELDNLLKELYNLGEDDILIPKINESYGTD, from the coding sequence GTGGAATTAAGAGATTTAATACAAAGATTTGAAGCCGAAAAGTCAAGATTTACAACTGCTTCATATAACGAAACTCAGCTACGCACTGATTTTCTAGACCCGCTATTCACTATTTTAGGTTGGGATATTACAAATGCTCAAGGAAGACCAACAAACGAAAGAGAAGTTTTGGTTGAGGAAGCTTTACGTGCAGATGCAAACGAAAACACCAAAAAACCTGATTACACTTTCAGATTATTTGCAGATAGAAAATTTTTTGTTGAAGCCAAAAAGCCGTTCGTTAAAATAGAAACCGATCCCGAACCTGCTAAACAGGTTAGAAGATATGGTTTTACAGCGAAACTTAAAATTTCAGTTCTCACAAATTTTGAATATTTAGCAATCTACGATTGTTCAGAAGTTGTTCAACCAAATGATGCTGTTTCGAAACGAAGATTAAGATTGTATCATTTTACTGAATATGAAGAAAAATTAGAGGAAATAAAATCTCTAATAGGAAAAGATTCTGTTTATACAGGACAGTTTGATGAAGTTTGGGAAAATATTGAATTACAAATTCAAAAATATAATATTGACGATTTATTTTTAAATCAAATCAATGAATGGCGAATATTGCTAGGAAATGAGATTGTTGCAAAAAACCCAAACATTGATGAATTTCAGCTGAATGATATTGTCCAAAGTTATATCAACAGCATTGTGTTTTTGAGAGTTTGCGAAGATAGAAATTTGGAAATTTATAAAACCCTGTATAATCTCGCAGAAAATGAAAACTTCACGTTATTAATAGCAAAATTTAGGATTGCAGATTCAAAATATAATGCAGGTCTCTTTACTCAACCATTAAGTGAGGAAATCATTTCCAATGATAGCAAAGCATTTTGGCAAATTATTAAACAACTCTATTTCCCTGAAAGTTCTTATTCGTTTGCAGTTTTCTCATCGGATATTTTAGGACATATCTATGAGATTTTTCTAGGTCAACAATTAAAGCTAGAAAATGGCAGTGTACAACTCAAGAAGAAGCCTGAAATTGAAGATAGAGATGTTGTTACGACACCAACATTTATTGTAAGAGACATTCTTAATGAGACCATTAAGAAGTTTTGCGATGGGAAGTCAGACGAAGAGATTTTTAATTCAAAATTTGCTGATATAGCTTGTGGATCCGGTGCATTTTTGCTCGAAGCGTTTCAGTTATTGCAAGATATTTTGGTGGATTATTATATGGTAAATGATTCTTCGAAATTAATTCAAACAGGAATAAACAACTTTAAACTGAAATTTGAAGTTAAAAAGCATATTCTACTTCGTTGTATTTTCGGAGTTGACAAAGATTTCAATGCAGTTGAAGCATGTAAGTTTGGTTTGCTTCTCAAACTGTTGGAATACGAGGATAATAATAGTATTTCTATTCCTGCTTTGCCTAACCTCGATAACAATATTCAGTATGGAAATAGTTTAATTGAATCTAACCAAACTGATTCGGAAAATCGTGAAGAAATCAATCCGTTCGATTTTGGTAATATCAAATTTGATGTTATTGTAGGAAATCCGCCATATATGGCAACTGAGCATATTAAGCGATTCACCCCCGAAGAGTTACCTATCTATAAACGTGATTATACAACTGCTTTTATGCAGTTTGATAAATATTTTCTATTTATTCAAAGAGGATTTGAATTGCTAAAGCAAAGTGGAATTTTAGGTTACATTATTCCAAGCAAGTTTGCGAAAGTAGGAGCGGGAAAAAATCTACGAAAGTTACTTTCCGAGGAAAAAGCAGTTGAAAAGATTATTTCTTTTGGAGCAAATCAAGTTTTCAAAGACAAAACGACCTATACCTGTATTCTGCTTTTAAAAAAACAAGGAAAAGAATCTTTGCTTTATCATGAAGTAGAAAACATGAACAATTGGAAAGTGAAAAACTACTCTATTGAATTTGATGATGTTGAATATCAAAATCTAGATGAAAACACTTGGGTATTGACACCTAATCATTTAAAGCCAATTTTTAATTCTATTTCGGAGCAAAGCATCAAACTTGCTGATTTGATTGGAAACGAAAATATTTTCAACGGAATACAAACAAGTGATAACCGAATTTATGTTCATTATGCTACAAATGAAGATGATAACTATTTCTATTTCAATTTGGATGATGAAGAATGGAAGGTTGAAAAAGAATTAACAAGACCCTATTTTCAAACTTCAAGAGGAATTGATAATCTTAATACTTATCGTATCCTGAACCCTAATTCATTTGTGATTTATCCTTATAAAAATGAAAACGGACGTATCAACTTTGTAAATATTGAAACTTTACATAGTGAATATCCTGAAACATTTAGGTTTTTCGAAAACTACAGTGAGGAATTAAAAAAGCGAGATATAAAACCCGAACCTGAGACAAATGAAGAATGGTATCGATTCGGAAGGCATCAAAGCTTAGAAAAGTGCGATGTTCCTGCAAAAATTGTTGTTGGTGTGCTTTCACAAGGCGACAAATATGCTATTGATACAAGCCATACTTTTATTTCATCGGGTGGAACTGCGGGATACTGTATGGTTACGTTGCCTGAAAACTTTCCATATTCAATTTATTATATCCAAGCATTACTGAATTCTAAATATTGTGAATGGTTTGCATCACTTTATGGAGAAGTTTTCCGAGGCGGTTTTATTGCAAGAGGAACTAAAGTATTGAAAAAACTTCCGATTAGGAAAATAGATTTTGAAAATGAAGCAGAAAAAGAAATACATGATAATATTTCTAGAACTCAACGTGAGTTGATACAATTGCAAGGAAATATTGATGAAAATCAAAACAACAACCGTAGGTTGACTCCTTTGCAAAGACGGTTTTCCCAAAAGAAAACTGAGTTAGACAATTTATTAAAAGAGCTTTATAACCTTGGAGAAGATGACATTCTAATTCCAAAAATTAATGAAAGTTATGGTACTGATTAA